The following nucleotide sequence is from Patagioenas fasciata isolate bPatFas1 chromosome 9, bPatFas1.hap1, whole genome shotgun sequence.
aacTGGAAGTATAAATACAACCACTATCTTATTTCATTTCTTAAAGAGAGGGAACTTTCACCCTTAAGTAATtgcattaacatttaaaaaacttAAATTCCAACAGAATAATTAGCTTGCTTAAATTAAAAGCTCTGAAATTAAACACAAAGGGTATGCTATTTTCTCTTCATTATTCCATCATACCTATATATCTTAACTGCTATTTTACACACACTTAAAAAAGGTTCTATACTGTAAATTAAGCACAATAGAAACTTTCACGTtatgtaataaaaaaagaaataaagaataaacTATGTGATGAGTATTAAAGACAATAAAGATTTTTTCATAAAACACTTGATGTTCAAGTGGTGTCTGCAATCCCTCCCACTCCCACTCCTCTGAAATGCTCAGAGAGCACTTGCTGCCAGCGTTACCTGTTCTGCTCCCTGACATGCCGCAGCCATTGGATCCAGACCCCAGGGACTCAGCAGCTGCAGATACGCCACTCCCTGAAGAAGCTGAACCAGTGCCTGAACACGCATCTTCTTGAAGTAAAATGTCAAGCAGGACACTAGACATGGAGAGTGCATCACTATTTTGAGCATCCATCAGAGATTCAGCCTAGCGATaagaaggggaggagaaaatacaaaattaacaaagccaaacccaaacaacaaggCTATTTCATTACTAATCATTTACATTTAATATTAATGGCTCTCACTTTATATTCTAATACATTTAAACAGTTATTCAAAGAGAGACAACCAACAATAACACATGCCAAGACCAAATGAAGAATAATGAAGTGGCCTGATAGGCAGACAAGTGGTCCATCAGTAATATTGATTTTAACTCAGCTTCTCTTTAAAATCGTATACAGCTTAGTAAGGAAGTAAAGGAAGGCATTTGCTATTCAGTTTTGACTGCCCCTACTGTTCTGGGCAAGTCCAAATTTATCCAAGCCACCTAACACACAGTAGCAGTTGCTCCTACTATAATCTATTTCAGAAAGATTTATATCAACAGTCCATCACTGTTACTACTCTCTGCATGATGAGAAGGAAGAAGGTGTTCCCAGAAGCAAGCTTGCTAGGCAAGATCAtttatttgtatgtttttaaGGGAAAGAGCACTGACTACGCTTATATCTAACATTAGCAAAACCTCACTGCAAGTCAGCTTAAAGATTAAATATTACAAATTATGGTTGATGGAACTTAGCAAAATACATAAGAGTGGAAAGAAATAGCTTTATCCTTAACACATTCCTGCACAAATGCCTCTGTTGTCCTCATTTTCCAGTAAGTGATAAGGAAGTTAcagaaaattacattttgcaaGTTTCTAAATAACAGTAGGTAACAGTTCAGGGAAATTCAAAAGAATTTGCCAGCAAAATTGTTactaagttttattttaaatcgAGCTTCTTTTAATTCAGCAGAGGCATCTCAGAGCACACTGTAGGTTACACACTGTCACAGATGCACTGTTACACCACAGCAGCCAGAAGTACTTGTAAGATTTCAGAAATATTATACAGTGCACAGAATATGCTAGTCAAAATATGGCATTGGATGCGTACATCCCTGAAAATTTATCCATAGGTGGCATTTCCACAACAAATATGATAGAGAATCTTTTCATAAAAACGAAATGTATTTGTTCTCAAGATCATGAATTAACAAGCATTTAACAACAGAATGTGACAAGTTTTTGCACTTGTATCAAATCAATTTtggaagtttctctagaaaaATGTAGATAACAAAATACCATTTTCTCTGGTCTCCTTCCATTCGTCCCTCTTAAGGATCAGTATCAAGAATATGAGGTAAAATAAATCATTTGGAAACCAGCCacattcatattaaaaaaaaagtggaacaAAACTGTTTCAGGATGTATTTCCAAGCTTCCCAGTGTAAATTTAGAAGAACAACAAGgcggttttaatttttaaaggttaAGACTATTCTAATGATAGGACTTCATGTTTTATTCAGTCTGCTGAAGTTTGATTTTACTAACTACAATTGTGAGTCCATCTCCTGGTATTTTATTGATTGATTACTCTGTATTACTAAAAAATAGGTTCCACAAGTGAAAGGACTGAAAACAATGTAGAAGAGATGGGAAAAcaggcagaggggaaaaaacatgcATTTTAGGCATCTCCACATATTAACAGTTTCAGATAGTTCAAGAATGCAAAGACTTAAAAGTAACCAACATCAGGATACTTACTGGTAAGGATCCCTTTCTACTACAGTTATCAGTTGTCATGATTTGGCCTATGGCTCCTTCCTCACTTAAACCTCCATGTAAACCTGCAGGAGCTCCAGTTTCAGCAGTTTTTGTGGTTTCTTCCAGCTGTAGAAGATTCAGAGGAGAACTGCACCTTGACTGGAACAGAGGTGGGGAAGCCTGGTCTTGAGGACCCACTGACTGCGGAGTGCAGGAGCGGGATGGCTCATTTCTTGGCTCTGTGACAGGAACCTTTTCACTCTCTGCTGGTGGATTGTAATGGAATGGCTGCGTTGGAAAAAACGCCTGTTGTGGGAAAGGGCTGGGTGTAGTGAATGGTGGCTGTGTGGGAAATACTGTCTGCGAAGGGAAAGTGGAATGGGCAGGGAAGTTGGGTTGGCTGTGGTAAAGCGTTTGAGGTACGTTATTGTTCATCTCTGGGTAGACATAGTTGGGGAGCACAAGAGCTACGACAGGTGTCATGAGGGGTGTGGAGAACTGGGATGGTTGCATTGCACAACTACTTCCAGAGTCTGGCAACTGATTAAAACCAGAGAGTGAAGTCTCAGGAGCTGGTGgcacagtccctgctgctggaaaAACAGGAAGAGGATATGCAGGCATAACAGCAGGAAAAGACATTGCTGAATAGCTTGCTTGTGAAGTGTCTGATGGTGACCAAGCGGTAGTATTTAAACCTTGAAGAGGGAACCGATGGGGGAATTTAGTTCCAGAAGTTGTACTGTCCGAAGACTCCTGTGGTTTCATGCGCTTTGATTTCctgttctttccatttttcttccaaGCTTGATCCATTCCAGAAGTGCCATTTCTTTGTCCACGGccacctgcaaaaaaaaaaaaaaagtcaagaaggATCCTATTTGCAATCTGATGGATCCCTTTTACCTTGTCATCCCTACAAGTCACTCAAAACCCAGTTCTGGACTTTGTCTACCCACATGGAAACATTCGGTAATGGGTCAGGTTGACTTTTACCTCTAGCACAAGAGCTAACTAGGTAATAAAAACCATACTGACACACCATAAAGAGAGCAGTAGTAGATCAGTTCAGGCTCAAATGTGTTTTACCCAAACAGCACAAAACTGCGAAACAGTGGCTCCCAAAGGAGCTAACTTCTAATTACTTCAGCAATTACAATTAAAGCAATATGGGACATTACTGAAAGCATTTCTAGAGAGTTAAGGTCATGCAGATCACTAATTGAAAAGGTAAgaagcaaaaaaaccaccaacaacacaaaaaaaaaccaaaaccaaacaaaaaaactaaacacaCCAGGAGAGGAAGTagacataaaaataatttcccgagggagggggaaaaagtaTGCCACCTTTACGACCTTATTTTAGGAGAAGTCTGCACCAAGTGACTCTTCCCTAGGTAAAGGCTGTCAGGTTCATCTGATTACAGACACAAGGAAATCCATAAATAAATCTTCTGGCACTAAAAGCTGCTCAAACCTTCAGTTTCTCTAAAGCTTATTTAGATAGGTGAAAACTTAGAGTACAAAGGGCACAAGGGGACTAAAGGGTTCCAGAACAGGTTTCCTAAATCAAGGACCTGCACaactatttaaataaaaaatgaaagataaGAATCTGCAAAAAATGCTCTGCAGCGTCTGACTTCTGTTCCAAGTCAAGCCAGGAATGAAACAGGAACAAAGTCAGATCAGTAtcaagcacttctgaaaatgcCATCCGGAGTTCCTAGTCTTAATAAACAAAACAATCTCGCTATTAGAGCTAGTTTGTGCCAGTTCTATCCCACCGATCATATTATTAGCTTAAAGATAACCAAACAATTATCAGACTGTTTCACTGATTACACAATAGTGGAATGGTGGAAAGCAAAAGgggctggaaaaaaacccaaaaccacaaacatgaaaaagacacagaaagaaAGGAGAATACAGGCACAGATACAGTAAAGCAAACATGCTAAAGCATATTTTTTGTCCCTTGAAAGTAGCTGCATGACAGTAATATTCTAGTGAACAgatataaatgaaaatattagttACTAAAATGTCAGTTATAACATTAAAAACTATATTCCAGTCTCAATTTTCAAGCAAGACTTGCCAGAAGGAATTTTTCTGTGGGGCTTTAAAAATAGCATGCAACTGTCACTATTCACAGTGGTCCCAAAATACAGCTAAAAATGGAAAAGTCCTCGCAACAGGATTTACTTTCTATATAAATACAAATTTTATCATGAAAATCATTGCCATACCACGTTCACCAGGCCGTCCTTTTGGTTTATCTTGTAAGTAGTGATTGCAGTGGGATTGAAAGATATTAAATCTCTTGATTTCTTTAAACTTATTCAAAAAGCTCTGCTCCTCTTTTTGCGTATGCACTGCAAGGACTTCCTTTGTAAGTCCCAGTTTTTTAAATGGCTCCTTCTCTTGATTTACGTGTGCAGAGCTGGATGGAGGAGCAAGAAGTTGGCCATCTAACAGTTCTGCTCCACTTGGACCATCTTCTATCATTTCTATAGGAACAGGAGGAAAAAGATAAATcaagaggaagtaaaaaaaaattctgtatgtGCATTTTAAACTATTACGGTTCTGTAATAATTTTGTTGTAAGTTTAAGATAGAAATTATGTCCTTATTTATTCCATAGGAACACTACAGCTgtaaaaaaaatatcaagtcaCAAATAGATATAAGCTGTTCACATATCTGAGGATTCAACTTGCTAGCAATTGCCATTTTGGAGAAAATTTACTAGAAAAATCATACCTAATTCAGGTTGCGTTTTTTTGTCTCCAACATGAACAATGGTGCTACTGTAGCTGCACTGACTTGTGAGAGAGACAACACTTTCAGGCTTGCCAGGTAAAGCCAAAGATGTTAAGTGTGCACCAACCACTGGGGGCCCGTTTGATTTACCAGATGCCTTCAACATTGCAGGATCTatcaaaaaaataaatttgtagTTTACTGAACATAAACAAAAGCGAATACAAGCTTTATGCTCCTAGGGCTGCAAAACATTAGAGGCTAAACTGTGCTTGACAAGACACAAAATGAGCTGTTTACTTTATGCATTCCACCAACAACATTTTAGGAACAGAACAATTTCTGAGCAACCAAATCCAATCCTCTGCTTTCACACAGAGCCAAGACAGATCTTTTCAATGAAGGACTTTTTGCTATCTCCTGGTCTTCCCTCTTCCTTCATGGCACAATTTTGGAAGAAACTTTCTGGCCTCTTCCAGCCTAAGATTAAGTCTCACCCAGCTCCCATATTGTTGCACATATCACTGTCACTAGCTGGTTATCCTTACAGCTTTGCTCTGAGCATCCACCTATTTAAATTCTCACACCTGAAAGCTACACACAATAATCCAGCAGAAATCATACCAGTGCCTCATAAAACAGCATTTAAACGTTTCTTCTCTAGTAAGTATGCTTGGCATAACACATAAGACCTGAAGTTTGCCTTTTTTCTGACTAGAGTATGTTGGTGGCTTCATTGTTCCCAGCCATCAGCGCACCAAAAAGCTACTGAACCCACATCATCTCCTGTCACCCAGAGCTGCATAGACTCCAAATGACAGCAAAAATTGTGTTCCTAATTGCATGATGCTAGTTCCATAATTTCTTCCTCTGTAGTTCTCAAGGCATTTCAGTTCCTTCTACAGGACACTATGTTGCCATGTATACTGACACCttctaatttgattttaaaagctgCATTAGAACTTCTTTTTGAAACTTATCCAAAGGAAATATAGACAAGATCATTCCCAAGGCCAAGTTCTGAGATATTCCACAAGAAACCCCCCCTTCACTCTCATAATCAATAAGGCTGAATCAGCAAGTATCTTAACTTACGCATAGTTCTTCACCAATCTTACAGTTTTTGTACTAACCAAACAGTTGTGTTGTTCGCTTTAGCTCCCCATCCAGACAGGGACCACATCAAGTGTTATACTTACATCCTAACTAAGTTAAAGTTTTTGCCTACAGCAGACATTTTAGATAGCTATCCTCAATAATTCCCATCTTCTCTTTTAATGGCTGGACATTGCCTTCAAATTGGTTCTTGTGCCTCACACAACACTGAGAGCAACCCGATGCAGCATTTTACCCTCtcattttttgtgggtttgttttgttttgtttcttttttttaacacgCACAACAAAGAAATGGAAGTGTTAGACGCATATTTTTGTTACAATTAATTAACTGTCAGGTTCTTCAGCTGGTTATTCTTAAGAGTTACAACTCTGAAACACACTTTGTACATTTGATAATTATTCAAATCCTAAAACTCAAAATCCTGAAGTATTCTGTACAGTATAAATAAGCTTATTGCATCTACAACCCAAATATTCAATCAACTACTCGGTGTTTTGGTTGTAAGGAAGATTTTCATGCTGAAGTTAGATCACCAATATGTAACACTGAGAAAACAGCTATGAGGTCATGCTTAAGCTACACTTGTCATTAATCTGCAAAAAGGTAACATCCAACTGGCCGCTAGCAGAAGTCAATCAAGAAGCAGCTGTGATGTAGAGATACCTTCCAAGGGCCGTATAGCATTATCAGCTGGTTTTTGTTCATGAACTCCAGAATTCAGTGATGCAACACTTGATGAAggttcacattttctttttgctgtacCAGGCACATTACAACTCTCCAAGTACCTAAAATACAATGATTTAATAATATTAGATATGCAAGACTTAAGTGTAGAAGTCAAGAGTAATTTACAAGCTGCTTGGTTACCTGATGACACTGTCCAAACAGCTAATTTGTTGATAAGAATATACAGGTTGTTCTTTCCAAGCCAGCTCTTCAGTAGTCACATTTTTAGGAGCAGCTGTTACTGCAGTATCCTTTCCCACTACATCTTTCACCTGACCACCAGGaccattttgtttttctgtgaaaagAGATACCACTATTATGCAACTACAGCATTAAATTCTTGCAAATTCCTCTAAAAGCTCATAAGTTATAACCAATTATTAGAAGAATAACCTATTAACATATGCAGAATTTTAATCTCATTAGTAAGATTTTCTTTTATCAACTTAAAAATTCCTGAGGTTACAGCACAAACAGGAAAGACAATCACCATAACACTTTCATCCACCTCACACAAAAGAAGTTTGACTTGTAGGAAAACTTGAGCTACAATTAAAGTACTTCAAAACAACAGCTCTAGAAGATGCTTTCACTGTGTGTTACGCTATTATAAATTCAGATATAGCTGAACACAATATTTGCCTGAACACAGTGGAGATACACAGcataatataattttaatttttaaaaaatgctgcatTCATTAGAactaaactagaaaaaaaaatccttccatcATACTATATGAGGCACCAGCGCAATAGACTAATACTTAACTTGCTAATGTCTTACCTGCAAAAGGCTCTCTCTTATATCCCAGTTTTCCTTTATTGTCAGTGAAAACACGCTGTCCTTTATTTTTTACCTTACGGGCATCTTGACAAACCTCCTGAAGGCAGATCATTGAAAAGAGTTATTATTAAATTTTGACATTAAATACCATGCACAGAGATTCCTCAGTAGAGTAAATCTAATCTTAGTTAATCTCTGCCTTAAAATTAGTCTGATCACTGGTGAAATCCTGATGTATAGAATTTTATTGTGCAACAGCAGAATTTTGGCAAGTCTAATCAGATTTGGGAGAATTAGCCTGTAAGCAATATAACTAAGTAAAAGAAAAATTTGGCTTTCAGAATTAAACACAGCTTGGGGAACTACAACAAATTTGGGAAGAacaacatgaaagccaaaatgactACAGATATTAAAAGGGGCAGTTCCTTTGACTGCATCCACGTTCAGTGCGTTACTGACTGTCAGATTTACTTGGCGTATGGAATAGTTCTGTTAAGCACAGATACAAGTTTAATGCTGCTGTTTTGTTCAGGCTAATGGAATTATAAAAGTTATAGCTCATCATCAATTAGATGTAGCAATGGCCCAACCTACAGTTAAGTTttaagctcaaaaaaaaaagtttattttattgCATTACATATTATATAGCATATCTTTGCAACATAAAAAGCGATCAAGGTCAAACTATCACTTGGTTATGAAGGTATTACTGCATTTTATCATCTTGGCTTTGAGAAACAGTAATTATAGACTTTCTCTTTCAAAAAGAAACTGCTTTCAAGTATCAAGCTGGTTTTCCCAGAAACACAACATGTAACATACAACAGACACTAAAATAAGTTAACGCACTGTACAACTTTACATTCTTTATACACACCAGCTCTCACACCTATAACTATGTTTCAATACCCTGAGACTTCATCTACACCAGAAGAGTTTAATCCCCTACACAGAAAGGTTTTTTCCAtgttaaacaaaaaagaaagatgatTTTTACTTTATCCCATTCCTAATTTCAAAGAGTTATGCTAAAAGTAAAAAACTCCTCTTTTACTAGTTTGTTTTGTGCCACATActtgaataagaaaaataaaacctactGGTTTATCCTTATGAGTGTCTTCATTATTATTTCCTGTGCTGTCACTGGAGGATGCCACGCTCATTAAGTGCTCATGTGAACCGTTGCTACCCAGACTCCCATAGCCACTGGATCCACTGTTGTGTACAGGctgttaacaacaacaaaaacatatatGCACATATCCCAGCACACCAGctttaaacaaaactgaaattgTTACTAATAATTCCATGTGAGGAAAAAAGGATTTATTttgggtggtggtttgttttgactttttttttttttttggtgaggacTCCATAGCTCCTTAAAATACCAACTGGACCTTTAATGTACTTCAGCAAGACTTGTCTGGTAATTGTGAGTGTAAGTAGTTTCCAGGATTGTGGCCAGAAATTCCCATACAGTAGTAGACAGCTAAACAAAACGTCACACAAATATAAATGCCCTTTTTTCAGTGGGAAATTAAAATGGTAACATTAAAGCCCATGCTGTACCTGCAATAAAAGCCGATAGATTTGTTCTGTGATTTCCTGAACACTGGGATGAAGGATTCTATCCTCTGTATAGTTGGGGGCAGCAAAGACATCTTCATTTAAGGGACCTCTGTATAAACCAAACATATCCCAGCTCATTACAAGTGCAAGTATTTCAATCACAGAGAGACCACAAGTCCAATTTACCACTTACATATAGTGAACAGAATCTGATGCTTATTTTATTGCATCTACAACCTTTGAATCTAATACATACCCTTAGTTGCTTTGAGCATGACTTCCCTCTTCTGAAGCAACTCTTGACCTTGCTGGCAGAAATTTAAGGACTTCCTATTTCTTTTTGAAGCAGTTACTACATCACAAACCGCAAATTTAAAAAGGAAGCAATAtgtatatgtgattttttttttttttactcctgaaCGTCTCTTGTATCTTTCTTAATGATCACTATGTAaatctgaggaaaataaaagtaaataaatatctTTAAGTCCCAAAAGTTTGACTTACGTCCTAACTTTGTGTCTTCCAATAATAAATGAAACTTTTCGACTCCAAGGGTTGATGAAACTGGACCAGCTCGTGTCCATGGTTATATAATCACCATTTCTAGTGCAAAACCTGATGGGTGAATAGTCAAAAGGCTGCCCTCCATACTGAAGTACTGTaatgaaggattaaaaaaaaattcagattaaTATTTGCACAATTCTACTTAAAGATTCAGAATTTTACAATGAATTGCAAAGGAGAAAAATGGTATTTGAAAAAATACCTGGTATGTCTATATTTCAGAAATGCTGGGCTACTAGAATAAGCAGACCTTCGTAATTTACTGGACTATGTCAAGAAAATTGCCTTTAGAACATAACAAGCTAAAGATGACTGAAGAAACAGCTTTACATTTTCAAAGCTTAACAAATTAGCATTGCCAGAACGGATCTTATTTTCTTCTTCGTGAGTAAGACAGACTACCATTTAAAGTATGACAACTTCCATCACTCCATTCTCAGGAAAATTTATGTATGAAATATTCATTTACAGTCAGTTTGTTTACAGCAGACACATATGCTTCATATCAAACATGAAATAGGGTGATTTCTCATTTTCATCTACATGCATTAAGAATCAAGTTGTAAAGGACTCAGTATTTACTTGTAGAAAAATTCATAGTCACAATTAATTTTCACCTCCTACTTGCTGAGGTCTTTTAGTCATTATTATTATAGtaacttttagaaaaaaaaatgtttctgccaTAGTAAGAGATTACGTACTTTTTTTGTGAATTGCTAGCATTAAGGGTCTGTCATTTGGGTGAAGATGCACCAACACTGGTGTTCCTATTAAGTCCTGAGGTAGGTATCCCAACAGAGGTACTGccctggggaaagaaaaacaaaggaaaaaaaggtagAATAAATGCATATGTAACctttaaaatgtttccattttacattttctttgctctttttcctataaagagaacaaaaaatgttAAGTTTAAATTTAGGCAAGTAGCAGCGCCAATTTAATAGCAGTAGCACTCCTTGAACAAGagggttttcatttgtttgtgggatggttgggttttttggtaacTTTACAAAACATGATCAGACCAAACCAAGGAGTCTACTACAGCAGTTCTGTCCTTTCTGTGCTGCCTATTTCTAGAGGATAAACACTTAACCTAATTTCAAAAGAGCATTAATGAAGTTTAGTCTTGTAAAACACTGATGAAGGTAAATAGTACCCCAACCTATAGGCTGCAAGCCAAGGCTAAGGATCACAGGATTCCTGTAGCTGAACTAGCAACAGGGTAGTTGACGAGGACTCAAGAAAACTATACCACAGGCAGGTTAACAGTTTGACTCATAAAGGAGCTGCAAGGAAGCAAGCTTATTAATTAAAATAGAGAAACAAAAGTAATGTTACCAAATTCCTGAACATCACTGACCACTTGTAATGATGTGAGCGACTAATTttttgtgatgaaataattttcatTGATCACTTAAAGTATTCATATTTAGGAGAAAGA
It contains:
- the PER2 gene encoding period circadian protein homolog 2 isoform X2: MSDYSGLANNHSQMIAEDSEIQQKPEHSHGVLQEDIEMSSGSSGNDFSGNDTNENYSSGHDSHGHESDENGKDSAMLMESSDCHKSSSSNAFSLMIANSEHNQSSSGCSSEQSTKAKTQKELLKTLQELKAHLPPEKRIKGKSSVLTTLKYALKSIKQVKANEEYYQLLMINESQPAGLNVSSYTVEEVETITSEYIMKNADMFAVAVSLITGKILYISDQAASILRCKRGYFKNAKFVEFLAPQDVSVFYTSTTPYRLPSWNICNRAESSTQDCMEEKSFFCRISAGKERENEICYHPFRMTPYLIKVQDPEIAEDQLCCVLLAEKVHSGYEAPRIPPDKRIFTTTHTPTCLFQDVDERAVPLLGYLPQDLIGTPVLVHLHPNDRPLMLAIHKKILQYGGQPFDYSPIRFCTRNGDYITMDTSWSSFINPWSRKVSFIIGRHKVRTGPLNEDVFAAPNYTEDRILHPSVQEITEQIYRLLLQPVHNSGSSGYGSLGSNGSHEHLMSVASSSDSTGNNNEDTHKDKPEVCQDARKVKNKGQRVFTDNKGKLGYKREPFAEKQNGPGGQVKDVVGKDTAVTAAPKNVTTEELAWKEQPVYSYQQISCLDSVIRYLESCNVPGTAKRKCEPSSSVASLNSGVHEQKPADNAIRPLEDPAMLKASGKSNGPPVVGAHLTSLALPGKPESVVSLTSQCSYSSTIVHVGDKKTQPELEMIEDGPSGAELLDGQLLAPPSSSAHVNQEKEPFKKLGLTKEVLAVHTQKEEQSFLNKFKEIKRFNIFQSHCNHYLQDKPKGRPGERGGRGQRNGTSGMDQAWKKNGKNRKSKRMKPQESSDSTTSGTKFPHRFPLQGLNTTAWSPSDTSQASYSAMSFPAVMPAYPLPVFPAAGTVPPAPETSLSGFNQLPDSGSSCAMQPSQFSTPLMTPVVALVLPNYVYPEMNNNVPQTLYHSQPNFPAHSTFPSQTVFPTQPPFTTPSPFPQQAFFPTQPFHYNPPAESEKVPVTEPRNEPSRSCTPQSVGPQDQASPPLFQSRCSSPLNLLQLEETTKTAETGAPAGLHGGLSEEGAIGQIMTTDNCSRKGSLPAESLMDAQNSDALSMSSVLLDILLQEDACSGTGSASSGSGVSAAAESLGSGSNGCGMSGSRTGSSETSHTSKYFGSIDSSENHHKTKMKAEIEESEHFIKYVLQDPIWLLMANTDDTVMMTYQIPSRDLETVLKEDKQKLKQMQKLQPKFTEEQKKELIEVHPWIQQGGLPKTVANSECIFCEDNIQSNFYTSYGEEIHEMDLNEMIEDSGENNLVSLSQVSEEQT
- the PER2 gene encoding period circadian protein homolog 2 isoform X1, which encodes MDSIKFRGFYSSTEEQDPEQQPGISENVSLSFSLKEQQKMSDYSGLANNHSQMIAEDSEIQQKPEHSHGVLQEDIEMSSGSSGNDFSGNDTNENYSSGHDSHGHESDENGKDSAMLMESSDCHKSSSSNAFSLMIANSEHNQSSSGCSSEQSTKAKTQKELLKTLQELKAHLPPEKRIKGKSSVLTTLKYALKSIKQVKANEEYYQLLMINESQPAGLNVSSYTVEEVETITSEYIMKNADMFAVAVSLITGKILYISDQAASILRCKRGYFKNAKFVEFLAPQDVSVFYTSTTPYRLPSWNICNRAESSTQDCMEEKSFFCRISAGKERENEICYHPFRMTPYLIKVQDPEIAEDQLCCVLLAEKVHSGYEAPRIPPDKRIFTTTHTPTCLFQDVDERAVPLLGYLPQDLIGTPVLVHLHPNDRPLMLAIHKKILQYGGQPFDYSPIRFCTRNGDYITMDTSWSSFINPWSRKVSFIIGRHKVRTGPLNEDVFAAPNYTEDRILHPSVQEITEQIYRLLLQPVHNSGSSGYGSLGSNGSHEHLMSVASSSDSTGNNNEDTHKDKPEVCQDARKVKNKGQRVFTDNKGKLGYKREPFAEKQNGPGGQVKDVVGKDTAVTAAPKNVTTEELAWKEQPVYSYQQISCLDSVIRYLESCNVPGTAKRKCEPSSSVASLNSGVHEQKPADNAIRPLEDPAMLKASGKSNGPPVVGAHLTSLALPGKPESVVSLTSQCSYSSTIVHVGDKKTQPELEMIEDGPSGAELLDGQLLAPPSSSAHVNQEKEPFKKLGLTKEVLAVHTQKEEQSFLNKFKEIKRFNIFQSHCNHYLQDKPKGRPGERGGRGQRNGTSGMDQAWKKNGKNRKSKRMKPQESSDSTTSGTKFPHRFPLQGLNTTAWSPSDTSQASYSAMSFPAVMPAYPLPVFPAAGTVPPAPETSLSGFNQLPDSGSSCAMQPSQFSTPLMTPVVALVLPNYVYPEMNNNVPQTLYHSQPNFPAHSTFPSQTVFPTQPPFTTPSPFPQQAFFPTQPFHYNPPAESEKVPVTEPRNEPSRSCTPQSVGPQDQASPPLFQSRCSSPLNLLQLEETTKTAETGAPAGLHGGLSEEGAIGQIMTTDNCSRKGSLPAESLMDAQNSDALSMSSVLLDILLQEDACSGTGSASSGSGVSAAAESLGSGSNGCGMSGSRTGSSETSHTSKYFGSIDSSENHHKTKMKAEIEESEHFIKYVLQDPIWLLMANTDDTVMMTYQIPSRDLETVLKEDKQKLKQMQKLQPKFTEEQKKELIEVHPWIQQGGLPKTVANSECIFCEDNIQSNFYTSYGEEIHEMDLNEMIEDSGENNLVSLSQVSEEQT